The Rhinopithecus roxellana isolate Shanxi Qingling chromosome 13, ASM756505v1, whole genome shotgun sequence genome contains a region encoding:
- the LOC104658740 gene encoding T-complex protein 10A homolog 1 — MLAGQLKAGTHQGTHPEDACPGAGAVMEKTAAAAEVPTEDCNAGETPPLQQQIIRLHQELGRQKSLWADVHGKLGSPIDALRKQNMELREKLISLQLQWWEARQKSAASPHAGQESRALALEPAFGTISPPSADEETMPNYVGCKNQSATLLGQRSSTNNSAPPKPMSLNIRIINLWKTTPQENRDKSISGRRQGRRATPTGRPTPCAERRRVSEDGKVASDTCVTLHWLNGKFRFRESSI; from the exons ATGCTGGCAGGTCAGCTCAAGGCTGGCACCCACCAGGGCACCCACCCAGAGGATGCATGCCCGGGAGCTGGGGCTGTTATGGAGAAGACAGCTGCGGCAGCTGAGGTCCCTACAGAGGACTGCAACGCCGGGGAGACGCCA CCATTACAGCAGCAGATCATCAGACTCCACCAAGAGCTCGGGAGACAGAAGTCGCTGTGGGCTGATGTTCATGGAAAACTCGGGAGTCCTATAGATGCTTTGAGGAAGCAGAACATGGAGCTCCGAGAAAAGCTGATATCTCTGCAGCTGCAGTGGTGGGAAGCCAGGCAGAAATCTGCAGCGTCCCCACATGCAGGGCAAGAATCACGCGCTCTG GCATTGGAACCCGCTTTTGGAACAATTTCACCTCCGTCGGCTGATGAAGAGACAATGCCCAACTACGTTGGCTGCAAGAATCAGAGTGCCACTCTCCTGGGACAAAGATCGTCAACTAACAATTCAGCTCCTCCAAAG CCAATGAGtttaaatataagaataattAACTTGTGGAAAACAACACCACAggaaaatagagataaaagtATTTCCGGGAGACGTCAAGGCAGAAGAGCAACACCCACTGGAAGGCCGACGCCCTGTGCAGAGAGACGGAGGGTGTCTGAAGATGGAAAGGTGGCCTCGGACACCTGTGTCACTCTACACTGGCTGAATGGAAAATTCAGATTCAGAGAAAGTTCCATTTAG